The Nicotiana sylvestris chromosome 6, ASM39365v2, whole genome shotgun sequence genomic sequence ATCTTAAAGAAAATGAGAAACAAAGAAATTAGTGAAGCATTTGGGACAAACCTTATTACAGCCTGGTACAAGATCTTGCAAAAACTTCATTCTTTGACTGATCTTCTCTCTACGAACCTAAGCAAATGGCAAACAAAGCGATCATTAGATAATACTAGAGATGAAAATTTCGCCTCCGACACTAGTAAATAAAAGTAAGCCCCTTCTAACAATTTAAGCTAGCGTTTGAACATAAATttggttgaaacttgaaaaaagagtTTTTAAAGTTATACTGAAGAGTAATTTTTAGAAGTTGAAGTTTCGTTTGGACATACATTTTATTTAGAAAAAAGTTGAAGTATTATGAGTGGAAAAAAATATTTCTCTTAAAAACTGCCCTAACCAGTTTTTGAAAACTactacaacaacagcaacagcagcagcaacaacaacaacaacaacaacaacaacaacaacaacaacaaatcctgAATGTTCCCAATAGgcgaaaactcaaaaaaaaatcaaaatttttcGAAAAACGGATCGTATTCCATGAACAAACGGTGTTTTTAATTTCTTTGAAAAAAACAaccaaaatctatggccaaatggGAGTTAAGTATTAGTCACACAATTCAACATGACAATAGACTGTGAGAACAATATATGTTAAAAAGATTATCTAAGTTGAATTAAAATGTATCCTCTATAACGGTGACGGTAAGATGATCACACAGTTCAACAAAAAACACAAAAGAAATCAAGAATTTAAGAGGCTTACTCTTTCAGCTAGACTATGACTATCAGTAGCTTGACCTCTTCTTGCTCTAACATGAATCCAATCCTTTGTTGGCTTTTGCTCTTCCTTTCCTTCTTTCTCAGTTTCATCACATTCACTACCATTTGTTTCCTCCATTTTAACTGTTCCATTTTTCTTCCCATTACCTTCTGTTGATTTAGATCTCTTTTCCTTTGTACCATCTTCAGCTTCTTCAGCCCCATTATAGCTCTTTCCTTTTCCTCTTGAAActgtttttcttttcctagaaTTCATTACATTTGAAGTTTTTAACCCCATTTCACCACTTGGGATTTGCTTAGAAATAGAACACTTTTCATTGGAATTGGCATTATTAGGACCTGAATTTTTGCCCAAATCCAAATTTTCAAACATCATTTCCTCCTGTGTTTGGCCTGAATTTTTGTTCTGTAGTACAAGAGAAGGGCTACTCGATATTCTAGATAATTTTACACTTCCCATAGGCTCATTCCTAGATCTATGACTCAATTCTGTCCCAAATTGACTCGTTCTGCCATTAAAACTACAGCTACCAAAATAAGAAAATTTAGCAGCTCTATGTGAAAACTCTGGATTAGCTGAAAATGTAGGAAATTGAGGAAGATTTATTGGAACCGAAATATCAAAATTTGGTATATTATCTCGTAATTTTGGAGGAGAGTTTAAAGGTGTAGTATAACATGAAGTCATAGTGGAATCACTGTTATTAATATGATCATAATTCACAGCATAATCAGTGAGTTGAGGTGAAGGAGAGCTACAAATTGTGCCTAATTTTCCAATTAATTCGTGGAGTGCGAAATTATCGTTGGAATTTATAGAATTGGAGGCAACAGGAGATGAGACCATGGAGCTCAAAGCTGAATCAAATTGGGTGTATTGATCTGAAATGGAGTTTAGTTCATGAGGTGAAAATAGGGAATTTAATGGAATTTTGGGTTCAAATTGGAGGGGTGGTGGAATTCCACCATTAGAGAAGTAGTCTTTGTCCATGAAAATAGATTTAGTTATGGCTGATTTTCTGCTATTTATTCTGTAAATGTGTAGTTATATATAGCtggaaaagagagagaaaggagGAGATTGGTTAATGTTGGAGAAAGAAGATGCGGAGAGAAAGAAAGAGGGGAAGGAAAATAAAATGGGAGAGACTGAGATTAAATAggccaaaagaaaaagtttttgtTTTGACATTTTTGTATATGAGAATAATCAAATTGGAAAGATGTGATTAGACCGGACATAATGTATTGATATAATCTTAGATAGAAGGAGATGGAGATCGCGGATTAAGACACAAGATTATTAAGTAGCCGAGTATTGTCTCACTTTCCCACGGGGAGGTTTCGCCGCCGTTTGGAGCTCGTCATACCAGTAGTATTAGTACTATTATGGTATTGTTTtattcttagatttttattaCTACATGTTGTTTCTTGTACTTAGATTATCTTATTATTTTATTGTTGTTAATGTCTCATTTTTTCAAATGCTTTCCTTATTATTTTCCCATGGTTTCTTTACTATTGGTTTTCTTTTTTAAAACTGCCTTAGAATGTATTTCTTGTGCCGAAAGTCTATCTAAAATAGCCTTTTCACTTCACAAGGTAAGAGTAATGTCTACGTATATACTATCCTTGTAGACCCCATTTTGTGGGATACATTTTAAACTTTAAATTCGCCTCTAACTGCAATTAGATTAAAAAAATctctaataaaaataaatttaaatagaGGAAACAATTGACTCTATAAAGATCTGTTGTCTTTTATATATtaatcttttatttatttattttattgttcTTTTGTGAATCACCAAAAAGATATCATATAGTAACTACATTTTGATATGTATAATGAGTCATAAAGCTAACACGAAAGTCCAATCTCCCTGTTGATAGTTGAAAATTACCAGTTATCCCTTTATCCATGCCTTGGTATAAGCTTTCGTCGATTTATGCAACAAATTTCCCCTACATTACTCTCGTTTAAGTCATGAACAAGTTCTACATAATATGTTATGCgaaaatcattttttaaaacaatttAACGTGTTTTTGGCAGATCAATCACTGTATTATTCCAACTTCTCCGGTTTAATCGGATAATGTTGGATTTTCatactcatcatcatcatcatcataataataataataataatagtagtagtagtaattaATATAGTAATGATAATTACCAATCACTCAACTTCGTATCTTAGAAATTCATTAATGACAAACATGAATTCAAGTATTTCTCACATCTCTTCCAGTAGGCACCAAGCAGAGATAAATAGTAGTAGATATATTGCTGGGTTAACGGTTCAAAGCAAAGTCGAAACTgacataattaaataattatttcgtTAAGTGGTGAATTTTATGTGACGGTGTAAATTAAAACACTGGTTGTTTGGTTATCTGGAGAGGGTCTCGGTATAAAATTTAAACTTGGGATTACATTTATCTCGAATTTGATAATTAGTAATATTAGTAAAAATGGGTATAAATTATATGCTATTTATTCCATATAGTGGGATGTGAAATTATAGGattataatccaaaaatattcttaTTCCAAACTAAATGTCACCTAAGGCATTATCAATATCTGTTCGGCTAAACTGGTCCAAAGATATTCTTAATATGGTGTGATACTGTCCGCTCTGGGTCACGCTCGCGTGGTTTTTCTCAAAACTCGCACTATTAAGtagcttatttttcttttctacttccCATGTGAAACTTTATTCATACACACCCAACAATATTTTTACATTTGTCCAATCATATGGAGATGTGCAACCTAGATTAACTAGAGAATTATTAATTTCTCGTAAATGACCTAACTTAGCGTAATATTATCTCTACACTATTAAAAGTATGGAGATAAATTCAAAGTGAAACGCTTGGAAATCAATCAATCAATTATATTAAATTCTAAACTGGCTGAGCATGTTATAttaatcataaaaataaaaataactataTATTCTGAATGTATAGGATCTATCATTGTTGGATTATTTTTACTTTTGACCATCTACTTATTGTAACTGCATTTCTAACCTCCAACGCTTCTCGGTTAATCTAGTCAGAGCAGTAGTGACATAGTATTAACCTTCAGGCGATATTACATGATCAAAATCTGCAAAGAAGATTCGTGGATGGTCGGTTTGAAACTCTCTCAGCGCACTTTAACCTAAACGTACGCCGCCTGGGAGGAGAGTAAAAACTGCGATTCCAACGGTGAATTTGGGTGCGACAAATGCAGGGAAGGGTGGAAACCAAGGTGGTGGCCATGGGAAAAGGATTTCTGAAGTTACCAATCCTAAGCTCAATGCAACAGAGATTGAAACAATCAGCGATAAAGTGATTAATCCGGCAGAATTTCAACAAAATTCAGTTGAATTAGTGATACGGGAAACTAATTCCGATAGAGAGGGGAGCAAAATGAGCTCAC encodes the following:
- the LOC104222217 gene encoding transcription factor bHLH78-like — encoded protein: MDKDYFSNGGIPPPLQFEPKIPLNSLFSPHELNSISDQYTQFDSALSSMVSSPVASNSINSNDNFALHELIGKLGTICSSPSPQLTDYAVNYDHINNSDSTMTSCYTTPLNSPPKLRDNIPNFDISVPINLPQFPTFSANPEFSHRAAKFSYFGSCSFNGRTSQFGTELSHRSRNEPMGSVKLSRISSSPSLVLQNKNSGQTQEEMMFENLDLGKNSGPNNANSNEKCSISKQIPSGEMGLKTSNVMNSRKRKTVSRGKGKSYNGAEEAEDGTKEKRSKSTEGNGKKNGTVKMEETNGSECDETEKEGKEEQKPTKDWIHVRARRGQATDSHSLAERVRREKISQRMKFLQDLVPGCNKVTGKALMLDEIINYVQSLQRQVEFLSMKLASVNPRMDFHIDNFLSKDICQPNGSFSQQVFPLDGFCENLTQLHTICEDELQTIVQMGFSHQDLTLQSQAFPAPNSTS